In Drosophila santomea strain STO CAGO 1482 chromosome 2L, Prin_Dsan_1.1, whole genome shotgun sequence, a single window of DNA contains:
- the LOC120444216 gene encoding laminin subunit alpha-1-like, producing MSASDKRTVKMSDASIKPRKLKKHLRAAKPRRMITKQLLHLCVYLVCITQTLQQQHRQQQHGQPEGNMLQQHHRTSVNSSVNINISRQFNEIVQTATASASASGTGAVTFASVTAATTLTPGRRKLIRKFQGQQNRTSTSGRRRKLRLHPYYRRNATHATRTTTVASVSATATTLLPKMPPHQPFNYHTHLHSSFQQQQQQQQHVAGGQITQQQQQQQVHVVAVTPRPHQRQQQQQQPGFAIVPATYYHQQQQQRTLLGNLTQQQQQQQQQQHLLLQPGQNILVYSNLGPIPPCPPGLLSGSGMPVYTQQQHFIPLRSTTTPRPRQRECHCSSVGSLSSDCDKRTGQCACLANVTGRRCDKCRPGHWNLTAGEGCRDCRCDPHGSRGHECNPWTGQCDCKIGVGGQHCNECTEGFFGFTTEGCQRCSACRSEGQVCDPHNGRCICPKFTRGLACGQCVPGTWGWQARLGCRECDCDHIGSIGQQCNTSDGQCQCREGYSGRKCDTCAVGYFGYPECRRCGCDPEGSFTQADGSIACDSNGQCPCKSLVVGLKCDTCMQSTFGLSALNPEGCTRCFCFGRSGECEQSDLSWGHIRMAESRNLSVQQIRPQAVPSSDYEYIVVVQMEGSSFHREDAEIQRMNDLSLVPKSTGNVSIGAYGQFYHPLYFQLPPQFYGDRTSSYGGFLYFTLITEGAHKPLERNILGQYPLVQLHAHSKLLLDFYEYEEFEYSLNVTHRVPLHESFWKYHHTSQAVDRNTLMAALQNIRHIFIRAFAFADFQEVVLQNVHMDAAIYIKGSTNLIAKGVERCRCPKRFDGLSCQDPGRSFYRWRNTTVVESVFIEDLIGRAAPCHCNGRSSDCDRETGVCQNCRGNTGGDHCHQCAEGFFGDPNSPHGCQACPCPETNRNFARGCNVWDGEVSCVCKPGYTGRLCERCQAGYFGDPMRHPNTTCQPCNCHPDGIRTEGCDIETGRCYCREGVTGLKCDKCQAERHHLVDNGCRICDNCTLLLLDYVELVGHKLRRGMHNMDLTGIPAPYRKLAEYESAYGEWNARHWDFSQTKRRLQDYDSADILKLEAHAENVKFQSRKAVATIGKREFAIKSMREDAVIQQHSVGLLRSEILQTLSDLHGYGKSAHYLSLPTALKQARFYLQAIREHDHMVQGIRSTSDCAWKHFYAMGNASDASFDESGRLEMLWRDLNQTNHRVVDMRLQLDRVQEVESEAEDVLEHVRNLSFHVGESHQELNDLKQRISDHLDPGYLEQGEGLLRLTVQRQIVLNGHLNQLDGYRVLLNTTLGVKSEQQREVRKHWLPKAERHASHLLARSNDYARQFQPTRNGARIAMLASSAHSNITKAINDARLASVLAKERVYEAQRTLYPTDGSSMIERAKHSLHRSKQLQQEALKQMHKSNVLKDKLHRQEQQVEGIKATIYDSGLRTNNISGQLQGLSESSARRQAKESLELADRTGEQMRAELRLAKDMQKSIQNMRHSFSNLEPDWEIKLGMAQENISLTQTNLRLANVSLSYLEQQAEKEQQVFEVWNNSMAQQLQQLRDQIAKARHAAEAIDVSLESLGPKCIRSYLPASYGLSTSNKLRMSFALSNHLESSPLIHLASSEGRHITLELHKRRVRLVWNLGGTTATVTHPMVVQTRDPKYDDAWYHVEANRTLNLGSLVVRRMNNYGELTPPSPVTITGSTDTEHTRFYQSRSDRISLGGFASKDLQFTPGLNVVVHQVEVDNKPLGLWNFVTSEGSCGGSMVGAKESSASSTARHFNGLGYAQLMKTRPRPTRKNLFSVQMTFRTLDENALLFLAVDDKNNRSVSVTLSRGRIMFRIDYGDESKLEINTTKKYNVGQWIKIEAAREFSAKRSTENGMLRVNNDRPISGAPTLPVNIHLLPDLSKAVYYLGGVPPGFTSGTSKAPGADNPFLGCMKDVQVNGETYDPLESSSYYGVEPSCKDMITKAGFSGNGYLELPSQSLRKRSNTALVFRTLQPDCLLLLAAYPPEILGDYDAKDIKGNFSISLVDGQLHVWVNSGRSFIKMSSNSSQMNDGEFHVVHLIKTGRKLELMVDDELQEIRNLNGSPTVVSLPRDAGGLYIGGAPPHESYTPLAPTFVNLEGAIRDVVFNNRTINFNDALTFANVQIGRNGPLMGSLKGGLYDVLLKTEPMIGKSFTASPEGCKRIGSYSYEPNAFKFGDDIYSYSQLKLPERHFWQRNFHLSFDFRSFYPNGMLYLSPGSKEKPKHYVALVLKDGQLVLVVRGRRREELQLTAKLNDGEWHRVTISCHDRKVTMSVEIGRTDQKTSAQMKLPKKIGASQLLLVGGLPQSPVKVSSDLYVRLEPFKGCLRRVSINNNTQDLARPGKHSNVGQCFPTVERGSYFPGDAYAIYKKNFNVGKYLDLETEFRTSELSGILLSVSDPNGFPSLSLELHNGNIIFSCDPGNGVPMRVESSLPTKYALCDNKWHNISALYDGEQMVLRIDQLPAVISVGNQGNAGKVQTRSPLYIGGLPENAPSGSLISRENFKGCIRHVSIRNERRDWIEMEDLRNVLLSECLVSSDES from the exons atgtcAGCGTCTGACAAACGAACTGTCAAAATGTCAGACGCGTCAATAAAGCCacgaaaactaaaaaaacaTCTGCGGGCAGCAAAGCCTCGTCGCATGATAACAAAACAGCTGCTGCACCTATGCGTCTATCTAGTCTGCATAACGCAAAcgctgcaacagcaacatcgacagcagcaacatggaCAGCCCGAGGGCAACATGCTGCAGCAACATCACCGAACCAGTGTAAATAGCAGTGTAAATATCAATATAAGCAGGCAATTCAACGAAATTGTTCAAACGGCAACGGCCAGTGCATCGGCCAGCGGTACGGGAGCGGTAACATTCGCATCGGTtacggcagcaacaacactaACCCCAGGACGCCGAAAACTGATCCGCAAGTTTCAGGGGCAACAAAATCGTACTTCCACCTCGGGCAGGAGGCGAAAGCTGCGTTTGCATCCCTATTACCGGCGCAATGCGACACATGCAACGCGCACCACGACTGTGGCAAGTGTCTCTGCCACGGCAACCACGCTGCTACCAAAGATGCCCCCCCACCAGCCCTTCAACTATCACACCCACCTGCACTCGAGtttccagcagcaacagcagcagcagcaacatgttgccggTGGCCAAATtacccagcagcagcagcagcaacaagtgcATGTTGTCGCCGTAACACCGCGCCCGCaccagcggcaacaacagcaacagcagcccgGATTCGCCATAGTACCTGCAACCTACtatcaccagcagcagcaacaacgcaCGCTGTTGGGCAATCtcacccagcagcagcaacaacagcaacagcagcaacatcttcTCCTTCAGCCGGGCCAAAACATTTTGGTGTACAGCAATCTGGGACCCATACCGCCCTGTCCGCCGGGCCTGCTGTCCGGCTCGGGAATGCCGGTCTATACGCAACAGCAGCACTTCATACCGCTGCGATCCACGACGACCCCGCGCCCCAGGCAACGTG AATGCCACTGCAGCAGTGTGGGATCCCTGTCATCGGATTGTGATAAGCGAACTGGACAATGCGCCTGCCTGGCCAACGTCACCGGAAGGAGGTGCGACAAGTGTCGTCCGGGTCACTGGAACCTCACCGCGGGCGAGGGCTGCCGGGACTGCCGCTGCGATCCCCATGGTTCCCGAGGCCACGAGTGCAACCCGTGGACGGGGCAGTGCGACTGTAAGATCGGGGTTGGAGGTCAGCACTGCAACGAGTGCACGGAGGGATTCTTTGGCTTCACCACCGAGGGATGTCAGCGCTGCTCGGCCTGCAGGTCGGAGGGTCAGGTGTGTGACCCGCACAATGGACGCTGCATCTGCCCCAAGTTCACCCGTGGCTTGGCATGTGGACAGTGTGTGCCGGGCACCTGGGGCTGGCAGGCTCGCCTGGGTTGCCGGGAATGCGATTGCGATCACATTGGCTCCATTGGTCAGCAGTGCAACACCAGCGATGGACAATGCCAGTGCCGTGAGGGATACTCGGGCAGGAAGTGCGACACCTGCGCTGTCGGGTATTTCGGCTATCCGGAGTGCCGGCGATGCGGCTGCGACCCGGAGGGTTCCTTCACCCAGGCGGATGGCTCAATTGCTTGCGACTCGAATGGCCAGTGCCCGTGCAAATCCCTCGTGGTGGGTCTGAAATGCGACACCTGCATGCAAAGCACGTTCGGACTGTCCGCCCTCAATCCCGAAGGATGCACCCGATGCTTCTGCTTCGGGAGATCCGGAGAGTGCGAGCAGAGCGACTTGTCCTGGGGTCACATCCGTATGGCGGAGTCCAGAAATCTCAGCGTCCAGCAAATAAGACCGCAGGCGGTGCCCAGCTCGGACTACGAGTACATTGTTGTGGTTCAGATGGAGGGCAGCAGTTTTCATCGCGAGGACGCCGAGATTCAGCGCATGAATGATCTGAGCTTGGTGCCCAAATCCACGGGAAATGTCTCCATCGGCGCCTATGGTCAGTTTTACCATCCGCTCTACTTCCAACTGCCTCCGCAGTTCTACGGAGATCGAACAAGCAGCTATGGTGGCTTCCTGTACTTCACCCTGATCACCGAGGGCGCCCACAAGCCCTTGGAGCGCAATATTTTGGGTCAGTATCCGTTGGTTCAGTTGCACGCACACTCCAAGTTGCTACTGGACTTTTACGAGTACGAAGAGTTCGAGTACTCCTTGAACGTGACCCATCGGGTACCGCTGCATGAGTCCTTCTGGAAGTACCACCACACCAGCCAGGCAGTGGATCGCAATACTCTAATGGCCGCCCTGCAAAACATTCGGCACATCTTCATTCGAGCCTTTGCCTTCGCCGATTTCCAGGAAGTTGT CCTGCAGAATGTACACATGGATGCGGCCATCTATATCAAGGGATCTACCAATCTAATAGCCAAAGGAGTGGAGCGATGTAGATGCCCCAAGCGCTTTGATGGACTTTCATGCCAGGATCCGGGCAGATCCTTCTACCGTTGGCGTAATACCACCGTTGTGGAGAGTGTGTTCATTGAGGATCTGATAGGAAGAGCAGCTCCATGTCATTGTAATGGTCGTAGTAGCGACTGTGACCGGGAAACTGGAGTCTGTCAG AACTGTCGCGGTAACACTGGCGGGGATCATTGCCACCAATGTGCTGAAGGGTTCTTCGGTGATCCCAACTCTCCGCACGGATGTCAGGCCTGTCCGTGCCCGGAAACCAATAGGAACTTTGCCCGAGGCTGCAATGTCTGGGACGGAGAAGTCAGCTGTGTTTGCAAGCCGGGTTACACGGGACGATTGTGTGAGCGGTGCCAAGCCGGATATTTCGGAGATCCTATGAGACATCCCAACACCACTTGCCAGCCGTGCAACTGCCATCCGGATGGAATCCGAACCGAAGGCTGCGATATAGAGACTGGTAGATGCTACTGCCGAGAAGGAGTCACTGGACTTAAGTGCGACAAGTGCCAGGCGGAACGTCATCATCTAGTGGACAACGGCTGCAGAA TCTGCGACAACTGCACTCTTCTGCTCCTGGATTACGTGGAGCTGGTGGGCCACAAGCTTCGTCGTGGAATGCACAACATGGATTTGACGGGCATTCCGGCGCCATATCGCAAATTGGCAGAGTACGAAAGCGCCTATGGCGAATGGAATGCGCGCCACTGGGACTTTAGCCAGACCAAACGACGTCTGCAGGATTACGACTCTGCTGACATCCTGAAGCTGGAGGCCCACGCCGAAAATGTAAAGTTCCAATCCCGCAAAGCAGTGGCCACCATTGGAAAACGGGAGTTCGCCATCAAATCGATGCGGGAGGATGCTGTGATCCAGCAGCACAGTGTCGGCTTACTCCGTTCGGAGATTCTTCAAACCCTTTCCGACTTACATGGCTATGGAAAGAGTGCCCATTACCTAAGCTTGCCCACTGCCCTGAAGCAGGCCCGTTTCTACCTGCAGGCCATCCGGGAGCACGACCATATGGTTCAGGGAATCCGCAGCACCAGCGACTGTGCATGGAAGCACTTTTACGCCATGGGAAACGCATCGGATGCGTCCTTCGACGAGAGTGGCCGCCTGGAGATGCTCTGGCGGGATTTGAATCAGACCAACCATCGGGTGGTAGACATGCGGCTGCAGTTGGATCGCGTCCAGGAAGTGGAGAGCGAAGCGGAGGACGTCCTGGAACATGTACGCAATTTGAGCTTCCATGTGGGTGAATCCCATCAGGAACTGAATGACCTCAAACAGCGCATTTCCGACCACCTCGATCCGGGCTACCTAGAGCAGGGCGAGGGCTTGCTGAGGCTGACAGTCCAGCGGCAAATAGTGCTCAATGGGCATCTCAACCAACTGGATGGCTATCGTGTACTACTAAATACCACGTTGGGCGTGAAATCTGAACAGCAGCGGGAGGTGCGCAAGCACTGGCTTCCCAAGGCGGAGAGACACGCCAGTCACCTGCTGGCGCGATCCAATGACTACGCCCGCCAGTTTCAACCGACCAGAAATGGAGCTCGAATAGCCATGCTGGCCAGTTCTGCCCACAGTAATATTACCAAGGCCATCAACGATGCTCGGCTAGCTTCAGTCCTGGCCAAAGAACGGGTGTACGAGGCGCAGAGGACACTCTACCCCACTGATGGCAGCTCCATGATCGAGCGGGCCAAGCACTCGCTGCACAGATCAaagcaactgcagcaggaaGCCCTCAAACAGATGCACAAATCCAATGTGCTGAAGGACAAACTGCATCGCCAGGAGCAACAGGTGGAGGGCATCAAGGCGACGATTTACGACTCCGGACTGCGCACAAACAACATATCCGGACAACTGCAGGGTCTTTCGGAGAGTTCAGCTCGTCGGCAAGCAAAGGAGAGTCTGGAATTGGCTGATAGAACGGGAGAACAAATGCGTGCCGAGCTGCGACTGGCCAAGGATATGCAGAAGTCCATCCAAAACATGCGGCATTCGTTTTCCAATTTGGAACCCGACTGGGAAATCAAACTGGGAATGGCCCAGGAGAACATATCCCTAACCCAGACCAACTTGCGGCTGGCCAATGTCTCCTTGAGTTACCTGGAGCAGCAGGCCGAGAAGGAGCAACAGGTGTTCGAGGTCTGGAACAACAGCATGGCTcagcagctacagcagctCCGGGATCAGATTGCCAAGGCCAGACATGCAGCGGAAGCG ATCGATGTCTCCTTGGAATCGCTGGGTCCCAAGTGCATTCGATCCTATCTGCCAGCCTCGTACGGCTTGAGTACCTCGAACAAGCTTCGAATGAGCTTTGCCCTATCCAATCACCTCGAGAGCTCGCCGCTGATTCATCTGGCCAGCAGCGAGGGACGTCACATCACCCTGGAGCTCCACAAGCGTCGTGTGCGCCTAGTATGGAATCTGGGAGGCACCACCGCCACCGTAACGCATCCCATGGTGGTGCAGACTCGTGACCCCAAGTACGACGATGCCTGGTACCATGTGGAGGCCAATAGGACACTTAATCTGGGCAGTCTGGTAGTGCGTCGGATGAACAACTATGGCGAGCTAACTCCGCCTAGCCCGGTTACCATAACAGGATCCACGGATACGGAGCACACACGTTTCTATCAGTCTCGAAGCGATCGCATTTCGCTGGGCGGCTTTGCATCAAAGGATTTGCAATTCACACCGGGACTCAATGTGGTGGTGCACCAGGTGGAGGTGGACAACAAGCCGCTGGGTCTGTGGAACTTCGTCACCAGCGAGGGAAGCTGCGGAGGATCAATGGTTGGCGCTAAGGAGTCTTCGGCCTCGTCCACCGCTCGCCACTTCAATGGATTGGGCTATGCCCAGTTGATGAAGACCCGGCCGCGACCCACTCGCAAAAACCTGTTCTCCGTGCAGATGACTTTCCGCACCCTAGACGAAAATGCCTTGCTCTTCTTAGCGGTTGATGACAAGAAC AACCGCTCGGTGTCGGTGACTTTGAGCCGGGGTAGGATCATGTTCCGCATCGACTATGGCGACGAGTCCAAGCTGGAGATCAACACCACCAAGAAGTACAATGTGGGCCAGTGGATCAAGATAGAGGCTGCGCGAGAGTTCTCTGCCAAAAGAAGCACTGAAAACGGTATGCTCCGCGTAAACAACGATCGCCCCATTTCCGGAGCACCCACACTACCCGTAAACATTCACTTGCTACCGGATCTTTCCAAGGCTGTGTATTATCTAGGCGGTGTGCCACCAG GTTTCACTTCGGGAACCTCAAAGGCGCCTGGAGCTGATAATCCCTTCCTGGGATGTATGAAGGATGTTCAGGTGAATGGCGAGACCTACGATCCTCTGGAGAGCTCTAGCTACTACGGTGTGGAGCCTTCCTGCAAGGACATGATTACCAA GGCTGGTTTCTCCGGCAATGGCTACTTGGAGCTGCCCTCGCAGTCACTCCGCAAGCGATCCAACACCGCTTTGGTGTTCCGCACCCTTCAGCCCGATTGTCTGCTGCTCCTCGCCGCCTATCCGCCTGAGATCCTGGGCGACTACGATGCTAAGGACATCAAGGGCAACTTCTCCATTAGCCTGGTGGATGGCCAATTGCATGTTTGGGTGAACTCTGGTCGCAGCTTCATCAAGATGTCCTCGAACTCCAGTCAAATGAACGATGGCGAGTTTCACGTGGTACATTTGATCAAGACGGGTCGCAAACTTGAGCTGATGGTGGACGATGAGCTGCAAGAGATCCGCAACCTAAACGGCAGTCCCACGGTCGTCAGCCTGCCGAGGGATGCAGGTGGCCTGTACATCGGTGGGGCTCCACCGCACGAGAGTTATACGCCATTGGCGCCGACTTTTGTGAATCTGGAAGGAGCCATTCGGGATGTGGTGTTCAACAACCGGACCATTAACTTTAACGATGCCCTGACCTTTGCCAACGTCCAGATCGGGCGAAACGGTCCACTGATGGGCAGCCTCAAAGGAGGACTGTACGATGTCCTGCTGAAAACCGAACCCATGATTGGAAAGAGTTTTACAGCCTCGCCCGAGGGCTGCAAGCGG ATCGGCAGCTATTCCTACGAGCCGAATGCATTCAAGTTCGGAGACGATATCTATAGCTATTCCCAGCTGAAGCTACCGGAGCGTCACTTCTGGCAGCGCAACTTCCATCTCAGCTTCGACTTCCGCTCCTTCTACCCCAATGGAATGCTCTACTTGTCGCCGGGAAGCAAGGAGAAACCCAAGCACTATGTCGCCCTCGTCCTCAAGGATGGACAGCTGGTCCTGGTTGTGCGAGGTCGCCGGCGCGAGGAGCTCCAGTTGACCGCCAAGTTGAACGATGGCGAGTGGCACCGGGTGACGATTAGCTGCCACGATCGTAAGGTCACCATGTCCGTGGAAATAGGACGTACAGATCAGAAGACCTCCGCCCAGATGAAGCTGCCCAAGAAGATCGGCGCCTCtcagttgctgctggtgggtgGACTGCCCCAGTCCCCAGTCAAGGTCTCCTCCGATCTGTACGTCCGCCTGGAGCCATTCAAGGGTTGCCTGCGCCGGGTgagcatcaacaacaacacccAGGATTTGGCTCGACCCGGCAAACACTCGAACGTGGGCCAGTGCTTCCCCACGGTGGAGAGAGGCAGTTACTTCCCCGGCGATGCCTATGCCATTTACA agaaaaactttaatgtgGGCAAGTACCTCGATCTGGAAACGGAATTCCGGACCTCGGAGCTGTCGGGCATCCTGCTGAGTGTCTCTGATCCGAATGGATTCCCATCGCTGTCACTAGAGTTGCATAATGGCAAT ATAATATTCTCCTGCGATCCTGGAAATGGAGTGCCCATGCGTGTGGAGTCATCGCTGCCCACCAAATATGCGCTGTGTGACAACAAATGGCATAATATTTCAGCCCTCTACGACGGCGAGCAGATGGTCCTGCGCATCGATCAACTGCCAGCCGTGATCAGTGTGGGAAATCAGGGTAACGCCGGAAAAGTGCAAACCCGCTCCCCACTTTACATAGGCGGTCTGCCAG AGAATGCTCCCAGTGGGTCACTGATATCGCGGGAGAACTTCAAGGGCTGCATCCGGCACGTGTCCATTCGGAACGAGAGACGCGACTGGATCGAGATGGAGGACCTGAGGAACGTGCTGCTCAGCGAGTGCCTCGTGTCCAGCGATGAGAGCTGA
- the LOC120444311 gene encoding uncharacterized protein LOC120444311 isoform X2, translating to MSINKSTRGSRRTRRSLLSGSDLIGPYIYCVNFYDNGLSAVRDEFVKRVQSGSRRAMFVIDFDKEVEEATNQFQRKSKVKKAGSLDTKSLDPLAIVLQCIQNCVEEFDRITKKIESEANFDLYAYWQRNIPAQLKNLLAPKKKVAPDTKRDLNTARSKTGKTSSDKVRLEKIKCSSLTAKEHHKVGKGLPVSKREYIRDNPTFTKMLILIVGQMDNEFYKMLLDYEQPLRAIIHFMPEESAYDLLVPRPRREQRLQEVLADIQKDIHSLRKRNTTKPVGIFQQQLPQMSACMAAKFTCDIFDQLSWYMYDVETLREWYRSYYVEPYKETNVKMDPSMSLVEAFHIVESLSIQGHYLKTQMPASRDDSGTVYLYLESLMSTFGSPKDLMTETDVLLLANPTPSVQTRVLDKVKVYANSFKSIIKLHKNERIFVEEANALMSNLISYMDQSLMSNVYHGCLEYNLLRRYFTSGYINNSLTCQPYNGDVEPIYLPKFAELYLTNDSVMQRIIELVKDYDDFSLIEVQPNVHLYTFRRALNEVFEQENQTVIPTRLCFRDFTLYEMENFLKDLVTPQKFNEATEGYLSRMTESNDNVLSQDPFIVRCNEENDGVSVDPKVFVRRRSIKEQLAQKREKERKDQEESKAASRKVSVAQEGVLSNRMARQSQARGTVASILQPKDSTVDSKHGFFVGLGRNHPLLEGYNLDDTRHTIKSKTSKYFFEEGRIVLYEERWNFRQMNKCLALEIGGQEVHFRSADEPVGVTATDSSVRIVSKNGISLRVLAKQTECAKAVLNFPNGLSTYCHDTHTEHVWQYQENELDESRRVCTPYGCVIVFYQSTDTIVIMRYNGEVYQLFSFTEADNEEEEDLNSEFINACSTQSTYSTYQPLPKTRKKHRSCEESIKKNSTNRSVGGLDSIIRPSMFSVDSKKSQNSKKSIGAELSTPQADHVAG from the exons ATGAGTATTAACAAATCCACGCGGGGCAGCCGCAGGACTCGAAGATCCCTACTTTCGGGTAGTGATCTCATCGGCCCCTATATCTACTGCGTCAACTTCTATGATAATGGATTGAGTGCGGTGCGGGATGAGTTTGTAAAGCGGGTCCAAAGCGGCTCACGACGGGCCATGTTCGTCATCGACTTCGATAAGGAAGTTGAGGAAGCCACTAATCAGTTCCAGCGGAAGTCGAAGGTCAAGAAAGCTG GATCTCTGGACACGAAGTCCTTAGATCCATTGGCCATTGTCCTGCAATGCATTCAGAACTGTGTGGAAGAGTTCGACAGAATAACGAAGAAGATCGAGTCCGAGGCGAATTTCGACCTGTACGCCTACTGGCAACGAAATATCCCTGCCCAGCTCAAGAACCTATTGGCACCCAAGAAAAAGGTTGCGCCGGATACCAAACGCGACCTAAATACAGCCAGATCCAAAACGGGCAAGACGTCCAGCGACAAGGTGCGTCTGGAGAAGATCAAGTGCTCGTCCCTTACGGCCAAGGAGCACCACAAAGTCGGCAAGGGACTGCCGGTGTCCAAGCGGGAA TACATTCGCGACAATCCGACGTTCACGAAAATGCTGATCCTGATCGTGGGGCAAATGGACAACGAATTCTACAAGATGCTCCTGGACTACGAACAACCGCTGCGTGCTATTATTCACTTTATGCCGGAGGAGAGTGCTTACGATCTCTTAGTGCCTCGACCTCGACGGGAACAGAGGCTCCAGGAAGTGTTGGCTGACATCCAAAAAGACATCCACTCGCTGCGAAAAAGGAATACCACGAAACCGGTCGGCATCTTTCAGCAGCAGCTTCCCCAGATGTCCGCTTGTATGGCAGCGAAGTTCACGTGCGATATCTTCGATCAGCTGAGTTGGTACATGTACGACGTGGAAACCCTGCGGGAGTGGTACCGATCGTACTACGTGGAGCCGTACAAGGAGACAAATGTGAAAATGGATCCCTCGATGTCGTTGGTGGAAGCATTCCACATTGTTGAGTCGCTCAGCATTCAGGGGCACTATCTCAAGACCCAGATGCCGGCTTCCCGGGATGACAGTGGCACCGTTTACCTATATCTGGAGTCGCTGATGAGCACGTTTGGCAGTCCCAAGGACCTGATGACCGAAACGGACGTACTGCTGCTTGCAAATCCCACGCCATCGGTTCAAACTCGAGTGCTGGACAAGGTAAAGGTGTATGCCAACTCGTTTAAGAGCATCATAAAGCTGCACAAAAACGAACGCATTTTTGTGGAGGAGGCCAATGCATTGATGTCGAACCTGATATCTTATATGGATCAGTCCCTGATGTCCAACGTCTATCACGGCTGTCTGGAGTACAATCTTCTGCGACGATACTTCACATCCGGTTATATCAATAACTCGCTGACCTGCCAGCCCTACAATGGCGATGTGGAGCCGATCTATCTGCCCAAGTTTGCCGAACTCTATCTCACGAATGACTCGGTGATGCAACGCATAATCGAGCTGGTCAAGGACTACGATGACTTCAGCCTGATAGAGGTGCAGCCCAATGTCCATCTCTACACCTTCCGACGGGCACTGAACGAGGTTTTCGAGCAGGAAAATCAAACTGTTATCCCAACACGGCTCTGCTTCAGGGATTTCACACTGTACGAAATGGAGA ATTTCCTAAAAGACTTGGTCACCCCACAAAAGTTCAACGAGGCGACTGAAGGTTATTTGTCACGAATGACTGAGAGCAATGACAATGTCTTGAGCCAAGACCCCTTTATAGTTAGATGCAACGAGGAGAACGATGGAGTATCCGTCGATCCCAAAGTGTTTGTCCGGCGAAGATCGATCAAGGAGCAGCTGGCCcagaaaagggaaaaagaaagaaaggaTCAGGAGGAATCGAAGGCTGCCAGCCGAAAGGTATCAGTAGCTCAAGAAGGCGTATTGTCAAATCGAATGGCGAGACAGTCTCAGGCGCGTGGAACGGTGGCTTCCATATTGCAGCCAAAGGACTCAACTGTCGACTCCAAGCACGGGTTTTTTGTGGGACTCGGGCGGAACCATCCCTTGCTGGAGGGGTATAATCTTGATGACACCCGACATACCATCAAGTCCAAGACCTCGAAGTATTTCTTTGAAGAGGGAAGAATCGTGCTGTACGAGGAGAGGTGGAACTTTCGCCAGATGAACAAGTGTCTTGCCCTCGAGATTGGTGGCCAGGAGGTACATTTCCGAAGTGCCGACGAACCGGTGGGAGTCACTGCCACCGATTCCAGTGTGAGGATCGTTTCAAAGAACGGCATAAGCCTGCGGGTGTTGGCCAAACAGACCGAGTGTGCCAAGGCAGTCCTCAACTTTCCCAATGGCCTGAGCACCTACTGCCACGACACCCACACGGAACACGTGTGGCAATATCAG GAGAACGAGCTGGACGAGAGTCGGCGCGTGTGCACTCCTTATGGTTGTGTGATCGTATTTTACCAGAGCACGGATACCATTGTGATTATGCGGTATAATGGTGAGGTGTACCAGCTGTTCAGCTTCACGGAGGCCGacaacgaggaggaggaggacctCAACTCGGAGTTTATAAATGCCTGCTCCACGCAGTCCACCTACTCCACTTACCAGCCCCTCCCCAAAACCCGGAAAAAGCACAGGAGCTGCGAGGAGTCGATCAAGAAGAACTCCACCAATCGCAGTGTGGGTGGGTTGGACTCCATCATACGTCCATCGATGTTCAGTGTTGACTCCAAGAAGAGTCAGAACTCCAAGAAGTCCATTGGCG CTGAGCTATCGACACCTCAAGCTGACCACGTCGCTGGGTAG